In a single window of the Bradyrhizobium sp. Ash2021 genome:
- a CDS encoding MobC family plasmid mobilization relaxosome protein: MALISLRVSDEVAAEFSVLAATQGGKSALLRRFIADALDAPSRRISALPVGRSEKVTVRFRESEMRQLAEVSHQRGMTRTGWIVALVRSRLGSPVRHSPDEHAALRAIVRELNRIGGNINQVARAANTSVLQGRAVEPDLSAIQEAKLVIETELAQLRNALNGNADYWDGRR, encoded by the coding sequence ATGGCTCTGATCTCGCTTCGCGTCTCCGACGAAGTCGCGGCGGAGTTCTCAGTTCTGGCAGCTACCCAGGGCGGCAAATCCGCGCTGCTGCGGCGTTTCATTGCTGATGCACTAGATGCACCATCGCGGCGCATCTCGGCGTTGCCGGTCGGACGGTCGGAGAAGGTGACGGTGCGATTTCGCGAGAGCGAGATGCGGCAGCTCGCGGAAGTTTCACATCAGCGTGGCATGACCCGAACTGGCTGGATCGTCGCGCTGGTGCGCTCGCGATTGGGCTCGCCAGTGCGGCATTCCCCGGACGAGCATGCCGCGCTTCGCGCCATTGTTCGCGAGCTCAACCGGATCGGCGGCAACATTAACCAGGTCGCGCGCGCCGCAAATACCAGTGTGCTGCAGGGCAGGGCGGTTGAGCCCGATCTGTCCGCAATTCAAGAGGCCAAATTGGTCATCGAAACAGAGCTGGCACAATTACGTAATGCGTTGAACGGTAACGCGGATTATTGGGATGGGCGGCGATGA
- a CDS encoding relaxase/mobilization nuclease domain-containing protein, which translates to MSRRYSPRPTGLASELPPISYVWETPNRRPRRAEWDIPDPAAPGHLTPAMRAKLERIVRRAPEVMVKITGRTKGVAHLKSHLAYITRNGELDAETEQGAAMTGRSGLKDLQQRWEDDAGLDNKRRRDGSLSINIILSMPAGTDAVAVKDSARAFAIETFEGNHDYVFVQHLDDKHPHVHLTVRSLGHDGKRLNPRKADLQAWRERFAAELRLRGITAEATPRRTRGRVRKADRGAVLALRKRGITSEVDRLTREEVLREVRAGKTTERPWDARIRSRQDAIRRRYLDYAAELQRSGTARDDALARQIRQFVKDMPAIETRRHVLKKELSELADSRRRGAEQGVNIEQRGDTRGDERSK; encoded by the coding sequence ATGAGTCGGCGATACTCGCCGCGCCCAACCGGCTTGGCCTCCGAACTTCCGCCGATCTCGTACGTCTGGGAAACGCCCAATCGGCGTCCACGGCGGGCCGAGTGGGATATCCCCGATCCGGCCGCTCCCGGCCACCTTACGCCGGCGATGCGTGCAAAGCTCGAACGCATCGTGCGCCGAGCACCAGAGGTGATGGTCAAGATCACCGGTCGCACCAAGGGCGTGGCGCATCTCAAGTCGCACCTGGCATACATCACGCGAAACGGCGAGCTTGATGCGGAAACAGAGCAGGGGGCGGCAATGACGGGTCGTTCCGGATTGAAAGACCTGCAGCAACGCTGGGAGGATGATGCCGGTCTCGACAACAAGCGCCGCCGCGATGGATCGCTTTCGATCAACATCATTTTGTCGATGCCGGCTGGCACCGACGCTGTCGCGGTGAAGGATTCAGCCCGGGCATTTGCCATCGAGACGTTCGAGGGCAATCACGACTACGTCTTCGTCCAGCACCTCGACGACAAGCATCCCCACGTGCACTTGACCGTTCGGTCCTTGGGTCATGACGGCAAGCGCCTCAACCCGCGCAAGGCGGATCTTCAGGCCTGGCGGGAACGGTTTGCCGCGGAGCTTCGGCTTCGCGGGATCACCGCAGAGGCCACACCGCGGCGCACCCGCGGACGGGTTCGAAAGGCCGATCGCGGCGCGGTGCTGGCCTTGCGCAAGCGCGGGATTACCTCCGAGGTCGATCGACTCACGCGGGAGGAGGTTCTCCGTGAGGTAAGGGCCGGCAAGACGACCGAACGACCATGGGACGCCCGAATCCGGTCACGTCAGGACGCGATCCGGCGGCGATATCTCGACTACGCGGCTGAGCTGCAACGCTCTGGGACGGCGCGCGATGACGCGCTTGCGCGACAGATCCGTCAATTCGTGAAGGATATGCCGGCGATCGAAACCCGCCGGCATGTGTTGAAGAAGGAGCTTTCGGAGCTTGCCGATAGCCGGCGTCGCGGCGCGGAGCAGGGCGTCAATATCGAACAGCGGGGTGATACGCGAGGCGACGAACGCAGCAAGTAA